In Hyla sarda isolate aHylSar1 chromosome 12, aHylSar1.hap1, whole genome shotgun sequence, a genomic segment contains:
- the CEBPB gene encoding CCAAT/enhancer-binding protein beta — protein MHRLLPPWDLPGCAAIRPMDAANFYYDESLGAKAQRRGPLPEHERAIDFSPYLEAECGELLCELGASHYRYPGEPKADPVLHPLDTYRDLPGKDESPAMRSYLSFHAVPSGSSGNLSSASSSSPPGTPSPASRGQATASGSKHKKSLDKHSDEYKQRRERNNIAVRKSRDKAKIRNMETQHKVLELTAENERLQKRVEQLTRELGTLRNLFKQLPPEATGRC, from the coding sequence ATGCACCGCCTGCTACCGCCCTGGGACCTGCCAGGATGTGCGGCTATTAGACCCATGGACGCGGCTAACTTCTACTACGACGAGAGCCTGGGGGCCAAAGCGCAGCGCCGGGGGCCCCTGCCGGAGCACGAGCGAGCCATAGACTTTAGCCCGTACCTGGAGGCTGAGTGCGGGGAGCTCCTGTGCGAGCTGGGGGCTTCCCACTACCGGTACCCGGGGGAACCCAAAGCGGACCCGGTGCTGCACCCGCTGGACACGTACCGGGACCTCCCAGGCAAGGACGAGTCCCCGGCTATGCGCTCCTATCTCTCCTTCCACGCCGTGCCTTCCGGTAGCAGCGGAAACCTCAGCAGCGCGTCCTCCTCCAGCCCCCCGGGCACCCCGAGCCCCGCGTCCCGGGGACAAGCCACCGCGTCCGGCTCTAAGCACAAGAAGTCCCTGGACAAGCACAGCGACGAGTACAAGCAGCGCCGGGAGCGCAACAACATCGCCGTGCGGAAGAGCCGGGACAAGGCAAAGATCCGGAACATGGAGACTCAGCACAAAGTCCTGGAGCTGACGGCGGAGAACGAGCGGCTGCAGAAGCGGGTGGAGCAGCTGACCCGGGAGCTCGGGACCCTGCGCAACCTCTTCAAGCAGCTGCCGCCCGAGGCCACGGGGAGGTGCTAG